The Candidatus Limnocylindrales bacterium region GTCGAGTGCCGACTGCGTTCGCTTGGGGACCGGAAGGCGGAACAGGAACGTCGCTCCCTCGCCGAGGCGGCCCTCGGCCGAGACCGAGCCGCCGTGCCGCCGGACGATCCGTTCGACGGTCGCCAGCCCGATGCCGGAGCCTTCGAACTGGTCGCTGCGATGCAGGCGCGAGAACGGACGGAACAGCTGGCCGGTCTGTTTCGGATCGAAGCCGATTCCGTTGTCGCGGACGAAGTACGAAACCGAATCACCCGCTCTCTGGTGCACACCGATCGCGATGTGCGCCTCCGGCCGGGTCTCGGTGTACTTGAACGCATTGCCGAGAAGATTCTGCACGACGAGGCGGAGCAGCCCCGCGTCGCCCCATGCAAGCAGCCCGTTTCCGATTTCCCATTCGATCTTGCGGCCCGGCGACACCGAGCGCAGCTCTTCGATGATCGATCGTGCAACCTCGGCAAGGTTGACGACTTCCTTTTCGATCCGGTCGTTTCCGGCCCGCGACAGCGTGAGCAGATCGTTGATGATGTGGTCCATGCGTCCCGCGGCGCGCTCGATCCGGCCGAGCAGCTCGCGCTCGTCGTCGCTCAGGCGCTCGCCGACGTCCTCGACCAGAGTCTCGACAAAACCGTTCATCGCCCGCAGCGGCGCTCTGAGATCGTGGGAGACCGAGTAGCTGAATGCTTCGAGCTCGCCGACCGCGATCTCGAGATCCTCGGTGCGCTGACGGACTTTTTCCTCGAGCTCGACGTTGAGGCTCTGCAGGGCTTCTTCCGCACGCATGCGGCGCGTGATGTCGCGCTCGATCATCGACACGCCGATGATCGCACCGCGATCGTCGAGAATCGGCGAGAAGCTGGCCGAGACATCGAAGCTCGTACCGTCGCTGCGCAGCCGCACCGATTCGACTTCGTCGACCCGCTCTCCCCCGGCCACGCGCGCGACGAGCGAAACCAGCTCAGCCTCGTGCTCGGGCGGAATCAGCATCGACGACGAGCGATCGATGATCTGCTCGCGCGTGTAGCCGTACACGCGCGTCGCGCCGGCGTTCCAGCTGACGATGGTTCCCGAAAGGGATTGTCCGATGATCGCGTCGGCCGACGATTCGACGATCGACGCGAGGTAACCGGAACGCAGCTCGGCCCGGCGCCGTTCGGCGATCTCGCGGTGAAGCTGCGCGTTGACGAGGCGAAGCTGGTCACTTCGCTGGCCGGCGGAGGACTCCACGACGTCGACCTGCTGGCGCAGCATCGCGCGCGCCGAATCCCGCTGGCGAAGAAAGACGACGACCATTGCGATCGCGGCGACGACCGTCGTGCGTCCGATCGCAGCCATCCATGCAGGGTCGACGATCGCCGGCGCGGCGGCGCCCGAACTAAGAAACGGCGCGACCAGGACCAGCGTGGCTGCGGAGGCTGCGGCAATCGCTGCACCGAGCGGACCGGACGTCGCCTGAGCCAGCACGACGACCAGCAGATACGGAAGCCCGAACATCATGCTGTCGGGAGCGTGAAGATCGAGGAAGAAAAGAAGGCCGGAAAGGACGACCGGCATGAGCAGCCGAATCGCCTGTGACGGCGTCTTCTGGGACGCCCATTGCATTCCCATCGTTACGTTCACGGCCTCCCCCATTCTGTCGTCGTCCATCGTGCGCTCCGCTCGGCCAGGACGCGGAGCTGCGGACAACGGTACTCGTGCCTGGCAAAAAGATGGCCAGGGCAACCCCGCGTGCCGAAGTTAGCTGTACACCGGATGCGTATGCAATGACCGGAGGCAAGAAAACGATTGAGAGCGTGCGCAGTTTCAGGCCCGGGAGCTGCCGGCCGGCCGCGCTTCGAAGCGACCTTCGAGATAGGCGGCGATCTTTCCGTCGACCGGAAGCTGGAACGACTTGGTCGTCAGATACTCTTCGAGCCCGTAGACGCCGAGCTCGCAGCCGATTCCCGACTGCTTGATCCCGCGAAACGGCGCCACCGTGTTGAAGGTGCCGCCGTTGATGTCGATCCCGCCAGTGTCGATGCGGCGACCGACCCGCATCGCCCGCTCGACGTCTTTCGACCAGATTGCGCCGCCGAGGCCGAAAATCGTGCCGTTTGCGATGCGCACCGCGTCGTCTTCACCGTCGTACGGAAGGATCGTCAGCACGGGACCGAAGATTTCCTCCTGCGCAATCGACATGTCCGGCGTCACATCGCCGAAAACTGTAGGCCGTACAAAAAACCCGCGCTCGAGATCCTCGGGCCGTTCGAGCCCGCCGGCAACCAGTGTCGCGCCTTCTTCGATTCCGCGCCGGATGTGCTCGCGGACGCTTTCGTACTGGTGGCGGCTGACCTGCGGTCCCATGCGTGTGGTGCCCGGCGCCGGCGGCACGCGCGGATCGCCGGTTTTGATCACGTTCTCAGCGACGTCTTTCGCGATGCGGCACGCCTCTTCGTGCATCGAGCGAGGCACGAGCATCCGCGTCCATGCCGCACACGTCTGACCCGCGTTCGTATACGCATGATGGACTCCGGCGCGGATCACCGAAGGATCGGCATCGTCGAGGATCACGTTGGCGGCCTTGCCGCCGAGCTCGAGCGATACTTCCTTGATGGACTGTGCAGCCAGCGCCATGATCCGGCGGCCGACGTCGGTGCTGCCGGTAAGCGATACCATGTCGACGTCCGGATGCGTGGCCATCGCTTCGCCGATCTCGCTGCCCTTGCCCGAGAGGAAATTGAAGACGCCCGGCGGCAGATGGCGCCCGGCGATCTCGGCGAACAGGAAACACGACAACGCAACTTCGCAGCTCGGCTTGACGACGACCGTGCAGCCCGCGGCAAGCGCCGGTCCGACTTTCGCGGTGATCTGATGGATCGGGTAGTTCCACGGCGTGATCGCTGCAACGACGCCCTTCGGTTCGCGTACGACGACCGAGTTGCCGATGCGCTGCTCGAACGGGAACTCGCCGCGCGTCAGCAGATCCGCGTAGAAACGGATCGTCGAGGCGGGAAAGCCCACCATATACTGCGCGGTCATCGCGGCCGGGGATCCGAGCTCTTCGACGATGACGTCGCCGAGCTCGCCGGCACGCGCGTCCATCTCGTCGGCGATTGCGCGCAGGCAGCGGCCACGCTCTTCGGCCGGCGTGAGCTTCCAGTCGACCAGCGCGCTGCGCGCCGCACGAACCGCCGCGTCGACATCGGTCCTGTCTGCGCGCGGAATCCGGCCGCAGATTTCTTCGGTGGTTGGATTGACGATGTCGAAGTGGCCGGAGCCGTTGGGCTCGATCCATTTTCCGCCGACAAGAATCTTCTCGAAGGTATGCATGGCAGGTCTCCGACCGCCTGATTGCCAGATAGATGGTCGCGACGCCACAGGCGGTGTGCTACGCAGGCGGAACGGGGGAACTTCGGGGGATGACGACCAGAGCAGCTCGGACCGTGGGCGCGGGACTGGCCGCAGCGGCAATCGGCCTTCTCGGGCCGGTTCGCGCCTCTGCCCTGCCCGATCTCGTACCGGAGATCTTCAACATCACCGTCGCGACGCAGAACGTTCTGGCAGGAGACGTGGTCGAAGGCTGCGCCGGCGGGCAGTACGACCGCCGCCTGGTCAAGTTCTCGCTGAAAACCACGAACATCGGTCCCGACGATCTCATCCTCGGCGATCCGGGCTGCCCGAACTGCAGCCTGAACCCGGGCGCAGAGTGCACCAATCCATTGTTCGAATGCGGCGCCGCGCATGGTCACGCGCATTTCGGCGCATTCGCCAACAGCGAGATCCTCGACGAGAACGACCAGGTGGTCGCAATCGGCCACAAGTACGGATTCTGCCTTCTCGACCTGATCTGTCCGAACAAGCATTACAGCTGCTCGTACCAGGGCCTCACAGCTGGCTGCAGCGACGTCTACAGCTCCGGCCTTCCGTGCCAGTACATCGACATTACCGACGCCGGCCTTCCCGACGGAATCTACAAGCTGCGCGTGCACGTCAATCCCGACGGCGTCCTGAGCGAATCCGACCAATCCAACAACACCATCGAAACATTGTTCACGCTCGGCCAGACCGAACAGATCTGCCCGACCTACGCGGCGAGCGACATTCCGAAGCCGATTCCCGATCTCGGCACCGCCACGTCGAGCGTCACCGTTCCCGACATCGGCGAGGTCACGTCGATCCGACTGCACATGAGCGGAACGCACACGTACGTCGGCGATCTCGATGCGCAACTGACGAGCCCGTCGGCGACGACGCGCACGATGTTCGCGAACATCTGCGGCAACGCCGACAACTTCTCCCTTTACCTCGGCGACGAGGCGGTCGACCCGCTGATCTGCCCGGCCACCGATCCGTCGGTGCTGCGCATCCCGAACCAGAGCTTCGCGCCGTTTATGGGTGAGAACGCGGCCGGCAACTGGACCCTGACCGTTCACGACAACCGCTCCAACGACACCGGCACGCTCCAGAGCTGGAGCCTCGAGATCTGCTCGATCTGCGGAAACGGCCTTCTCGACCCCGGCGAAGTCTGCGACGACGGCAATGCCGCCGACGGCGATTGCTGCTCGAGCGACTGCCAGACGATCGGTCCCGATGGCGCGAGCTGCGAAGACGGCGACTCCTGTACGGTTGGTGATACCTGCTCGGGCGGCGTCTGCGTCGAGGGGACGCCCCTCCAGTGCGATCCGTGCCTTATCTGCAGTTCGTCTGCCGGCTGCGTCGTGCCCGACATCGTCTATCCGTGCCAGGAGCCTCCGAGCGGAGGCTCGCTGCTGATGCTTCGTCACTCCGACGACGATCCGACGCGCGACTCTCTCGTATGGCGCTGGCGCAGCGAAACTCCGGTCGAGCTCGATGAGTTCGGCGCGCCGGACATCGTCACCGACATCTCGCTGTGCGTCTATCAGGGCGACGAGCTGGTGATGAGCTCGACGGCGCCGGCGGCGTCGATATGCGATCTCGGCGCGCTGTGCTGGGACCGCGAAGAGCACATGGCAAGTTACGTCGATCCCGACTCGCTGTACGACGGCTTTTCGTCGATGCGCATCCGCGAAGGAACCACCGGAAAGATCTCGGTGCGCGGCCGCGGCGCCGGTCTCGAGCTCGGCGACCTGATGCTGCCTGCGCCGCTGACCGTACGCATGTTGCGAAGCGACGGCACGCCCTGCTGGCAGGCGAACTACGACAGCGTGCTCGCATCGAGCGAGCGCGTGCTCAAGGCGCGCAGCCGCTGAGCTGAAAACCGCCCGGCTACTCGCAGTACATTCTCGCCGCGTCCCCGCTGCAGTCGAGAGGGTTGCTGACCCCGCAGTCGGCATCACCTGCGGCTGCGGTATCGCCGAGCACGAGGGTCACGCGAACAGGCCCGACGGGCGCAGCAATCGTCGAGCGCTTCGTCGTGATCCGGAACGGAACGTCGGTCGTGCTGCCGCGCCTGTACTGAATCTTCGAAAGACCTGCTGCCGAGCCCGGCGTGCACGCCGGAGCGTCGAGCGCTCCGCTCTTGTTCCGGTACTGGACCTTGCTCGCCGAGGTCTTCCACGCGTCGCGATCGCCGCAGACGGCGTCGCCGGCGCCGGGCACGGGGCTGGTGGCTTCGGTCAGATCGAAGATTGCCGCATCGCCGGAGCCGACGTCTTCGACGAGGATCTGCGCGCCGGCATCGAGC contains the following coding sequences:
- a CDS encoding aldehyde dehydrogenase family protein, yielding MHTFEKILVGGKWIEPNGSGHFDIVNPTTEEICGRIPRADRTDVDAAVRAARSALVDWKLTPAEERGRCLRAIADEMDARAGELGDVIVEELGSPAAMTAQYMVGFPASTIRFYADLLTRGEFPFEQRIGNSVVVREPKGVVAAITPWNYPIHQITAKVGPALAAGCTVVVKPSCEVALSCFLFAEIAGRHLPPGVFNFLSGKGSEIGEAMATHPDVDMVSLTGSTDVGRRIMALAAQSIKEVSLELGGKAANVILDDADPSVIRAGVHHAYTNAGQTCAAWTRMLVPRSMHEEACRIAKDVAENVIKTGDPRVPPAPGTTRMGPQVSRHQYESVREHIRRGIEEGATLVAGGLERPEDLERGFFVRPTVFGDVTPDMSIAQEEIFGPVLTILPYDGEDDAVRIANGTIFGLGGAIWSKDVERAMRVGRRIDTGGIDINGGTFNTVAPFRGIKQSGIGCELGVYGLEEYLTTKSFQLPVDGKIAAYLEGRFEARPAGSSRA
- a CDS encoding lysyl oxidase family protein, which translates into the protein MTTRAARTVGAGLAAAAIGLLGPVRASALPDLVPEIFNITVATQNVLAGDVVEGCAGGQYDRRLVKFSLKTTNIGPDDLILGDPGCPNCSLNPGAECTNPLFECGAAHGHAHFGAFANSEILDENDQVVAIGHKYGFCLLDLICPNKHYSCSYQGLTAGCSDVYSSGLPCQYIDITDAGLPDGIYKLRVHVNPDGVLSESDQSNNTIETLFTLGQTEQICPTYAASDIPKPIPDLGTATSSVTVPDIGEVTSIRLHMSGTHTYVGDLDAQLTSPSATTRTMFANICGNADNFSLYLGDEAVDPLICPATDPSVLRIPNQSFAPFMGENAAGNWTLTVHDNRSNDTGTLQSWSLEICSICGNGLLDPGEVCDDGNAADGDCCSSDCQTIGPDGASCEDGDSCTVGDTCSGGVCVEGTPLQCDPCLICSSSAGCVVPDIVYPCQEPPSGGSLLMLRHSDDDPTRDSLVWRWRSETPVELDEFGAPDIVTDISLCVYQGDELVMSSTAPAASICDLGALCWDREEHMASYVDPDSLYDGFSSMRIREGTTGKISVRGRGAGLELGDLMLPAPLTVRMLRSDGTPCWQANYDSVLASSERVLKARSR
- a CDS encoding ATP-binding protein, with amino-acid sequence MDDDRMGEAVNVTMGMQWASQKTPSQAIRLLMPVVLSGLLFFLDLHAPDSMMFGLPYLLVVVLAQATSGPLGAAIAAASAATLVLVAPFLSSGAAAPAIVDPAWMAAIGRTTVVAAIAMVVVFLRQRDSARAMLRQQVDVVESSAGQRSDQLRLVNAQLHREIAERRRAELRSGYLASIVESSADAIIGQSLSGTIVSWNAGATRVYGYTREQIIDRSSSMLIPPEHEAELVSLVARVAGGERVDEVESVRLRSDGTSFDVSASFSPILDDRGAIIGVSMIERDITRRMRAEEALQSLNVELEEKVRQRTEDLEIAVGELEAFSYSVSHDLRAPLRAMNGFVETLVEDVGERLSDDERELLGRIERAAGRMDHIINDLLTLSRAGNDRIEKEVVNLAEVARSIIEELRSVSPGRKIEWEIGNGLLAWGDAGLLRLVVQNLLGNAFKYTETRPEAHIAIGVHQRAGDSVSYFVRDNGIGFDPKQTGQLFRPFSRLHRSDQFEGSGIGLATVERIVRRHGGSVSAEGRLGEGATFLFRLPVPKRTQSALDDDVFVGGDDAAAPAVA